GGCCGCGTCGATGCGCGCCTGCTCCAGCCACAGCCCGGGGATCTCCAGCCGCTGGCTGAAGCTGCCCTGGGTGAATGGCTGGCCGGCCAGGGGCAGGCCGAGCGCGGTCACGTCCCAAGCCATCAGCTCGGCGCCTTCGGCCAGCGTGGCGCGCAGCGTGTTGTGCGCCGAGCAGCCGGGGTAGGCCAGGGCTTCGAGCGGCAGCCATTCCAGCCGCGCGCCGGCGTCCAGTGTGAGCGCCACCCGCTGCGTGGCGGGCAGCCCGTCGGAGGCGTAGAAGCGGGTCGCGCCCGGGGTGCTGATGAGGCCATGGGCGCCGCTGCCCACGTGCACCGCCACCTCCAGCACGTCGCCCCCCACCAGGCCACCGGGCGGGTGGATCAGCACGTTGTGGCAGACCGCATCGCCCTCGGGGTAGAGGCTCTTGAAGATGCGCAGCGGGCCGTCGTGTTCGTGCCGCAGCACCGTGCGCTGGGCGGCCAGGCGGTAGTCGAGATTCAGGTGGGCGTGCCAGGGCATGGGAGGAAGTGTAGGGGGCGGGAGCGAG
This Hydrogenophaga taeniospiralis DNA region includes the following protein-coding sequences:
- a CDS encoding urease accessory protein UreD, which encodes MPWHAHLNLDYRLAAQRTVLRHEHDGPLRIFKSLYPEGDAVCHNVLIHPPGGLVGGDVLEVAVHVGSGAHGLISTPGATRFYASDGLPATQRVALTLDAGARLEWLPLEALAYPGCSAHNTLRATLAEGAELMAWDVTALGLPLAGQPFTQGSFSQRLEIPGLWLEQARIDAADSRLLDSPLGLGGQRCLGTLLLASGTAFGRERREQLLEVARAALDGGADGVLTGATCPNPQTLVVRAMAPLVEPLMARLQRVWAALRPAAWGLGATPPRIWRV